The following are encoded in a window of Polynucleobacter sp. AP-Kolm-20A-A1 genomic DNA:
- a CDS encoding glycosyltransferase family 2 protein, producing MPTLSVILITRNEEANLEACLASLEGIAQQIVVVDTNSSDRTLEIAKSHGAHISQPADWPGFGPQKNRALDLATGDWVLSVDADERLTPALRSEILTAIHHSAHVDCFAIPRLSWYCGRFIRHSGWHPDYVDRLFKRGAARFSDDLVHERLIPNGQVAKLENPLLHYSFMNYSQVLQKLDRYSTASAQQAFAKGKTSSPLKAVLHGTWAFFRTYILRAGFLDGPQGFALAVSNGQGTYYRYIKLWQLNQDAGK from the coding sequence ATGCCCACCTTATCAGTCATACTCATCACCCGCAATGAAGAGGCCAATCTGGAAGCCTGTCTGGCCTCTCTGGAGGGGATTGCCCAGCAGATCGTGGTCGTTGATACCAATAGCTCAGACCGCACCCTAGAAATCGCTAAAAGCCATGGTGCCCACATCTCCCAGCCGGCTGACTGGCCAGGTTTTGGCCCCCAGAAAAACAGGGCTTTGGACCTGGCAACGGGTGACTGGGTTTTATCGGTAGATGCCGATGAGCGCCTCACTCCAGCCCTCAGATCCGAGATTCTGACGGCCATTCACCATAGCGCCCATGTGGATTGCTTTGCTATCCCTCGCCTATCTTGGTATTGCGGACGCTTTATTCGTCACTCAGGTTGGCACCCCGATTATGTAGATCGTCTTTTTAAAAGAGGGGCCGCCCGCTTTTCTGATGACTTAGTACATGAGCGCCTCATACCTAATGGCCAGGTTGCAAAACTTGAAAATCCTTTATTGCACTACAGCTTCATGAATTACTCCCAGGTGTTGCAAAAACTAGATCGTTACTCCACTGCCTCTGCACAGCAAGCCTTTGCCAAAGGCAAAACTAGCTCTCCTTTAAAGGCGGTACTTCATGGTACGTGGGCTTTTTTCCGGACTTATATATTGCGCGCTGGATTCTTGGATGGCCCACAAGGATTTGCATTGGCGGTATCTAACGGTCAAGGGACTTACTACCGCTACATCAAGCTGTGGCAACTGAATCAGGATGCAGGCAAATGA